CCCGACGGCATATGCAATGCGCACGCACACTAAATCTGCAAATCAGCCCATATCCCAGGCCGGGCAATAAATGATGAATAGATCTCGGGGCAAATCCTTCGATACATAAATCACTGCCTTGGTAAAGTTCCTGGGTCCCCATCGAGTGGAGCTACAGTCCCCCAAACTACTGTACgttggttttaatttatcatcacgCGACTTCATCNNNNNNNNNNNNNNNNNNNNNNNNNNNNNNNNNNNNNNNNNNNNNNNNNNNNNNNNNNNNNNNNNNNNNNNNNNNNNNNNNNNNNNNNNNNNNNNNNNNNNNNNNNNNNNNNNNNNNNNNNNNNNNNNNNNNNNNNNNNNNNNNNNNNNNNNNNNNNNNNNNNNNNNNNNNNNNNNNNNNNNNNNNNNNNNNNNNNNNNNNNNNNNNNNNNNNNNNNNNNNNNNNNNNNNNNNNNNNNNNNNNNNNNNNNNNNNNNNNNNNNNNNNNNNNNNNNNNNNNNNNNNNNNNNNNNNNNNNNNNNNNNNNNNNNNNNNNNNNNNNNNNNNNNNNNNNNNNNNNNNNNNNNNNNNNNNNNNNNNNNNNNNNNNNNNNNNNNNNNNNNNNNNNNNNNNNNNNNNNNCCCCCTTGGCCCTGTTGCCTGGTCCTTGGACTTCGCAAGCTTCGATCGAAGAACAACATTCAACAGAGTGACAACTATCTGTGGCTGAAACTTGTTGACGCACTTGTGTGCATTGCCTGAGAAGCCGATTGTTGGGAAAAAAGTTGCAGTTCCCGTTGTACGGTTTGCAAAACGCTTTCACTTTTATGGTTCTGCTATCCGCTACCGCTCAGCTGCACATCAACCGATCCCGTTCCCCGCATCGTGTTCGTGTATCGATTTCACTCGACTCGGCCGTCTTCCTCTTCCGCCGCGATGGTCCAACAAGGATTCTGCAGTATCGCGACCCATTACCCTAGAGATCGCTACTGTCCCGCCGGCACTCCGGACGTCCTTACTGGGCGGGACACACAGTGCAGATACAGCACATACGGCAGAGAATGACTTGTAAGACTTCGCCGAGATCATTATGCAGAAGCTACAGGACGCGGTGCAAAAAATCCGATCTCAGTACCTCACCACCATAAGTGCTCGTCCCTCGACGCCCGAACTCTTTCGCTGCACAACAATACAAACATAGTGCGGGGATCCTTCATAGTCGGATAATGGACGTGGTTTGGACGGCCCTCGTTAAGCAGATGTAGATAGGCAATAGGGTGaggccaagaaaaaaaaactgccaaATCATAAATGAGCGCGTCCAGCACCGGTTCGCGGGAGCACTGGAAAAAGCTGACAGAGCAGCCCGCTGTCCTGGCGCTGTGGCCTCCACGTCCGCCGGGCACACATCACAAtcgcacatcatcatcatcagcagcaacagaagccGTCGTTGGTCCGGCTAAACCCATTAAGTATCGGGGGGGCCTCCGACTTCCGCGGAGAGTGTATTAACAATCCTCCTCGCCGCGTCTCGTCACAGGACCCGGGTGCGCTCAACCTTCATCCGGAACttcaccaaacacacacatacgcttTTATTATCACATAGTGCGCGGGGTGCGCGAGGCAGTTTTGCGTCAATTCACCAATTTCCAAGAACCGCATcaccccgagagagagaagatcCAGAGACCAGGCCAGgcccagccgccgccgtttcgTAGTCGTGCGCAACTTTGATCGAACGACAACGACTCTTATCTTATAGCCCCGGATAGTGCCGCCTAGAGCACGCCGCAGTGGACACATCATGCCTCGCCACAACCACTACCTCTAGAGAGCAACCTTTCCCCTATTATCGTAAACAACGTCTAGGTCTAGCTCGCCGCACCCGCTAATTGGCGGGGACTTGAGCGCACCGAGCTGGACATcccacgctctctctctctctctctctcttgagtTGTGCTGACACAGCGACCCAGAATACACGCTGGCAAACGGTGCCGATAAAAATCGAGATCTTCGATGTCCTCCACAAGCAACGAATGCAAcgtcgtccagcagcagcatcggagcGTGGAGGCTGCTTCGAAAACGATGCTGTCTCAGCGCAATAAGGACATCAGTCGTGTGCCAaaccgcgacgacggcgattcGCTAGTCCGGGTAGAGTAGTGTAGAATCCCCGGGAACAGTCTGCCACTTCCCCGGGCAGACTGTCCCAACTTCGATCCGGGCACACAATATATTTCGCGGACTTGAAGCAGAAGAAGGGACTGGGAACTGGGTCATACGAAACCGACAGCTTCCGGATTTGGGTGTTCCTCCAAAACTGCGAACGTAGGACCACTAGCGATGAAAAGCATTACGGGAAGCTGGTGCTGGTCCAAACCAGCAAAATGGCCACGTCTCCGAGATCTCCTCGACGGAGTCGTCGCGAAGCGAACATATACTAACAGCAAGTAAATAACCTGTGTGTCAAGTCGGTCCCCATTCGTCACCCCATCACACGGAACGCCCGCAAAGCCGTGTCGAATGAAGCAATCAGCAAATCGAATGCCAGCGCGGAGCGCGGAGCCCAAGGTGTGAATCATTGGCGACACCGGGTGTtttccagcatccagcaaCATTTGAGGATGTTTGCGAAGCGGATGGCGGGTGGAGAGCTCGCAGGGCAAAGTTCAGCCTGGCGTCCCGGGCATTGTTACTCACGGCGCGCCCTGCTGGATGGCTTATCGTTTGCCGCGCGTGTggataatgaaaacaaaacacactacagcagcaggacaCCCTGAGGGGGGGCTGGCTCCTAGTGAACTACTCGCCCCAGCCTCGCCACATCACAATACCGGCGATAAATCTTCCGTGATAATCACGAAACCCGTACGTCCTTCAATTGTTCATGGTCTTCAACAAGGTACGAGGACACGAGTGTATGGGTGTGTCTGTACGTGCATCggagttaaataaataatagaaaaagaaagcacagATTAACAATTCGCTCTCGCACCGGAActggcaaacaaacgaactgaaCGGAGCCACCACAGCCCGTTCCGGGGAGGAAGTCCTGCCACTCGAGCTCCTTACGCAAACGGTGATCCTTCCCTTTCCTGGATACGGTCAGGTCAGCGGTCCGGTCCATGCATAAGTAAGAATCGCAGCGATGGTGAACGTGGTTGTTTACGTTCGTTATGTTCTGTTAGCGAACGGAGACTAGATCCGAGGCTACGCTTTCGGAAGCCTGCGGCGGTGGTAGGCTAGTAGTAGGCAACAGCTGACTTAAAGTCAACCCACAAGTGTTGGCATCAAATATTCAGCGAAGTAGTTTGCGCCATCACCCTCACCGGAGCTGCTAGTCCTGCGTAGAGAGGTAGTGTACCTCGGGCGCCTGTTGCAAGTGGAGCAGTAGTATCGAGTTTCATACATTAATTCGGCACCCAGTGCAACAAGCGCGCGACTTGTCAGCACCGTATTTTAGGTGCCGAGCACGCGTTTCTCTTCTTCGTCGGGAAGCggaatttctttttccttcgcaATTGCAAGTTCGCTAGAGAAAGAAACCACACCACCGGGGGtaacaatttttaaacttatttcttaaaaaaattaaacgcgAACACCGTGCTGGAGACATTATAATTAATTAGCACGATGGAGCACGACTTGCAGTACCAGCAACTACCATGCCATTCTTAAGGGTGCTCCAAGTTTAATCgatcaaatcgaatcgaatcgatatTTTACGAACGATGAGGACGATGGGCAGAATTCGGCGATGTTTAACAACTGTTCGGATTTAGTTAGATTGATTCGCATGTGCTGAATGAGGTTAGTTGTAATGTATAACAttcaacaagttttttttccacaataGAATAGGATATAAAGGTCGTCGCAAGGCAACATAACACACGTTTCCACATTTAAGGTACGATTTCAATCTGACAGTCGCTGACTTGACCACAACCCCCCTGGCAACCAAGGTCTCGCAGTAAAGCTTCGTTCCCGGTTGGATTGATACTTATACGGCTGAAAATACGGTCATCACAGCCATAAACTCTGTCCGTGACGAAAGGTCGGCAGAGCACAGGGACAAGGCCAACTAGTGAGGCGAAGCGCTCTGTTGCTCATAGCGCCATCCCTGTGTCCTTGAGAGTAAGGATTCCCAAGACGGCTAATTGATTTACGATTTCCGCTGCATCCCGCTGGGCGTCGTGGGCACGgagagatgaaaaatttaacccatttcatttcgtttgcaagCAGAAAGTGGTTGGGGAACTCATCCGGAACCTGCCGCCCCCTCTGAGGCGGCTGCCTTTCGTAGCCCCAGAGAAGAaggtgtttttttggtttttgtcgaccggaccggaccagcaGGAATCTTTTAATTGTAAAAGCGTACGAGCGAGTCCTCCACGTGGTTACAAATGGCAACGTGCTACCGAGGATGATCTCGGATGTCGGAGTTGGTCCGCCACCATATGCCATGTTGCTGTGGTACCCCGTTACAAAATGGCTGAACGGCCGTAAACTGCCCCACCGTAGCAGGCAACACGgaaaaaatcgggaaaaacTAACCAATTGGACAAATTTACACGCAATGTTAATGCAAATTCCCCGCACATACACCATATGCTGGGGTGTTCCATAAGTTCTTTCGTCGATAGTAGAGGGCGGTGCTACGAGCctttttttattctattcATATAATCATTCTTCATATGTAACGTATGTAAAgcttcatttcaatcggtctcctacatttttttaacaagccatttagtatcgacgcgTTACagtataaataaaattaaatttttacaacggaaaaaatcaagtatgATGCAGtaattgtatttttatttttggaagatttaaaagcaagggaaaattatgaacgaatgttgaaagtgtacaaggactcttcgtcttcaattagggggtaaaaaggggggtttctgagtttaaacatGGTCGTACAAGCCTCCAAcacgatccatgtcaaaaacgtaaaaatcTGACATAACACccgaaatcgtagaaaaaatgcaGGATATCGCAGGGAagaaaaatacagaatatcgGGAAAATACAGGAGGTCACTAGCGATGAGgtatcaccatgatcctgaatcaaacCAAGAGGCCAAGGAGTGGTGTAAACCTGGTCGTGTCCATAAATTGCCCAAAACGGTGTAAGCATCAATTTTTGGGATGCGATACATGTTAGCGGATTTCTTGCAAATTgataaagcaataaatttcgattattgttgaCCTTCAACCCTCAGTAGgtcagtgaaagtgaaaattcgtgaaaagaaaatcccgctttgaagaagaaaaacatcctctttcgTTAGGACAATGCAGCCCCTCAcgagagcattttgaaaatggcaaaaatccatgaagtAAGGCTCGAGTTGTTGCAGTATCCACcatattcaccagatttggcccctaacGATCcatccatctgttttcagacccaacaaaaaaattatgcatggaaaacgtttttcatcaaataatgcCGTCATCAGCTATTATTAAGGTAtcggaagcgtattttgaagccctttcagattatcacttcagggatggaatttataaattccttATATAAATTGAGTCACCTTGGAACAAATATATTGTCGTTCAGGAAGGCCGcactgaataataaaatgtattgcaaaccataaaaatgtgtttttctagtcgaggctccgaatttaatgaacatcCTAGTGGAgtagttccgttccgagcggcGACATTTTCGTGCATGAGATGATGTCCCCACCAGGTACGTCGTTCATCGGTAGCACCATTATTTTAGCGAAGGCTAAAAGTGTGTTCGATCAACTTACCATCCGATCACCAGCACGATCGCCGTCACCGTCCGACCGACGCCAGCAAGTTTcagagcaaagcaaaaacaaaccctgACAACCCTGCCACAGTGGCATTACATTTAAATCGTATCCATCCACCAGCTGGAaccaccggagaccggagtTGCTTCGGagacacacaaacaacacacacggtAAGCACTGCACAGGATTTCCGTTCCGTAGTCTTGCCAAAATTGGCTGAGCGCACTATATCAAATCTATCGGAGGTGAGTTTTCCAAACGTTTTCACACTCCTTTTGCCACACCACTATGATTGAATTCGTAGCAAAACGGTCAAAGTTGTGAACGAAACCTCAACGGCTCAACGCAAGCTTTTGCCGCCAACTTACCGACACACTGGgtggtttgaatgtttttgcaacaaaataaaaacaaccaGAATGAGCAATAGAATCAGAATTCAACGAGAACCACAATCGCtcatcagagagagagagagagagagagaaagtggaaGATACAAAgacgcgaaagagagagagagatgcggTAATCACGGTAACGACCCtcaagacgacgacgatcggaagGAATCGGCGAATTGCAGTCAATTGGCGTTGATCTACGGCGGCGTTGCGTGGCATGGCGCATTCCTTGGGGCCCTTCCAGCCCAAACGAGAGCAACTCCCACGTGCTGCCCGCCCCGTCCACCGTTCCTCTATTTCGCAGGAGCCGGCTTTATTGGGACggtgcactatggggaatttgtgTGGGGCATGCGGACATAGAATGGTTTTGGGAAGAATAGTCTAGTTCGTTCTATCAAATGTTAATCGATCCTAATCCACAACCTTATAAACTTAATCCTTTCATCAAGAACGATTTTCTACATCAAGCATGTTTCTTGCAAGTTTTCTTAAAATATCGAATATCGTAGCGATCGAAGACGGATCAAGacggaccggaagccggcTGGAAATAATTGTTGCTTACCAAAGAAGCATATCTATTATCTATCTAATGGTATAGGATGTGAGTGCAACATTATCGTTTGAAGACCGTGCAGACGATCGCTTCAAAGAAGTCAATAAAATTTGGCTTGAACGAGCAATATTTTATTCCCCTTTTGACTTTGACAAATCCATTCTCAGAGTCTGCACAACCCAGAAGGCTAAATACTAGTCAATGTAAAAATTTATCTATTTGACGGATATATAACTGAAATCCCCAAAACTTTGAAGTTATGACCGTCTGCTCCCCATGGTGCGGTCTAGCGGCTCTACGGCCATGGGGCCTTTCTGGCCGTCGTCCGGTGTTGCGGCCACTGCATTCACATATGCACTTTAGTAGTATATTATGCGACACCTGCCACCCCTTCCCACCCGCCCCTCATTAGGCTTTCTTATCATGCGACGACGATCAGCACAAATCACTTTCctgtttccttctttcgccaaaaaccgtTGCAAAAACACAGGGAAGTGAGGGCAAAGCGCAGGAGCACCGCAGACGGCGGTGCTCTTCCGGGAGGAATACCACCGTGATCGATTTCAGGTTGGAGCCGGCATAAAGGCACCAGGCTTCCGGGAAACCATCATCACACTGAGAACGTACGGAGGCGCttcgaaaagaaacgaatccAGAACATTAGCACGAACCTCGGGCGCTACGAATATAGCTCTTGATCcagcccaaaacaaaaccccaacGCCCTCTCCGGATGGGTGCACGTGTACCGGTGTCATGGCGTTCCGTTTGAACTAATCAGACGCACGCGAAGACACACTGCGCCACGGGATCGATGCCAACCCAATAACCAATCTCCTGCAAGGGAGACCTTGTCGGGATATCTCGCAAGCCCTCCAACGCTGTTGATACTATTGCTTAACTGTGGGCCATCTCAGCGGCCTGCCATTAATTCTGACGTCGGGACCTTAGTGGTTGTTTAATCCTGCAAGTCCAGTAAGTCCAGCAGGCTTCTGACGATACAATCTACGCCTGGTCCGGAGGCTCTCCGATATGGAATGCCTACACCAACCACAAGCTGCGTTGATCAATTATTACCAAGCTATTACGTACATGTTTGAAGATCGTATTCACCCTGAAAGACTGCTCAACTCACCGGCCAGGGATCACTTCGTATCCCATCCCAAAAGGGGGGACACCGTCAACCGTTGATTGAAGAGTCTTTGGACTTGCTCGAACCAATTTCGAAAGTTTGATAGGCGTTCTGTTACTGGATCCTGTAACCTCGATCCGCTATGCCAGAAGTTTCTTCTGGGTTCGGTTCACTCAACACCACAACACGGTCGGTATGTGCTGCATTTTTTCCCTCCGGTTCCACCAaagccaccaaccaaccgtgGGCCAATGGGCCAGACCTTACTTCAGCTTATCTTACAGCAATTGATAATTGATAGTAGACAACCACAGTTTCAACAAAAGAAGTAGAAAATGTTGCCGGCAGAAAATTTGAACAGATcaaatcaacagcaacaagcaaaaaaggaacactaTTTTCCATCACATTCCACTGGCCTATTCTCATCCGCTAGAATAGGTAGAGTGTAAATCTAAAGCATGTGCACCGATTCACTAAAGTCTTTATATTCCAAGCATCGttcgtttcgtcctttctAGTAGGGGTTGATGTTTGATCGCCACGttcttaatttttcaaaccaaaccacACGCGTGATCACTCGTGTAAATTCGCTCCGGCACCGACAATCGCTTAAGTTCACGAAACAGCGAGGCAAACGGACAAACGCTCACCGTGACGACCGTTGCCGCACTCAccaagaaaccgaaacgagcaCTTGTGCATGTGCAATTGCGGCCTCTTTGAACGGGCTAGCGAATCCACTGTCGCCTACGAATGCTAAATCTCTATACTGCTGCACAAGtcacaaaccgaaccgaaaatacTGAATCCGTTATGGATAGTGTCAATCAATCATACCTTTAACTGTACTTTATGTCGTCGAAAACATACACAGGTGGAAGTAAATAAGAGACAGaccgaacgaaacgcaacccAACCGCACActtgaatttttgaaatattacaACTCTTTCTTTGAAAATTTCTCTGGATTTTGTAACCACCCGAGTAACTGACCTGAGGctgcgttcccgggctctgtttCTCTGctctgcgttcccgggctctgtttCTCTGCGCTCTCACTTCTCAGGCTCACCCTTCTCACTTTCGCcgaaagagaagaagagaaatattctcttctcttctctcactcactctttGTATGCGTTACGATAGTATAGTAGTAGAAAACTCCCTTAAACTCTGCAACAGTTTGTTACGTAACGTGTGTTACATGTGTTACGTTTTGGCAAAGACAACAACCAAAAGAGCAGAGCAAAACACTTCGAATTGCTCCCACATCTACCGTATTGGGCAGATTTGCAGACCTTAAAATATGCTTATTGGCAGGAAATTTCGCTCAAATGAAGAGGTTATCACTGAAACTGAACCTTATTTAGAGGCAAAAGATGAATTCAATTCAGTGGGTACGTGGAGGTtagattaaaaaaaagtaatgtTTACGGATGTGTAAAGTGTAAACTTCACAttttttgcaacacttttCGGATAGAAACCAAAAGGAACCGATACAGACTTTTCATTCACATTTTCATTATCATACACTTTATTTGTAAGGCATAAGCTGCGAAACTGCGATACGTTAAAAATGCTACAAACCTAACATGCTTACGATACGATGGCTGCTTTGTACCGAAAACATAGTTTCAGCGAGGATATATGCGTACCACATTAATCTGCGTACCTGGTGACTGTGCAGACTGTTTACAAACAGGCACTATAAAGCTATGAATAAAACAGGGACCATCTGAGCTTTGTGTAAATCCTCCACAAGAATAGACATCGAGCTAGCACCTTGCTGACACGATTCGATTACgaaaaaatggttaaaatgCCGTCGATAAAACGCACGATCAGgcaataaattagaaaacaagTTCGTGACCAACTAAGCAAACATTGAATTAACGtaccaaaacgaaaaattaaaagaagtaCAGCAAAACATGCACAAACGCTTTTAAAATAATCTACCAAATCCGAGCATTATGTAACCATAATCTCGTAGTAGTTAACATAATCTCCATGTGCGAGAGAATTATGTTTCTGACATCgttcataaaattaattttgaagcAGTGCTAGCACCCTGCGCTCACTTCCAAATGACGGTTACATTGGAATCCATATCGATTTCCTGCTCAATACGACTAGGTGCTAGGCCGGTTTTGCAACAGATCTCATCAAAGCTGTTCAGTCCTGTGTAGAGCTTATGTTTTGGCGTTGGTACTGATCCGGTGAAAATAGGATACTTGTTAATGCAGCGGATGAGACAGTATTGCAGCCCGAATGATACCAACTTCCTCTCGTCGATGTTGTTGTCACGTGGACAGAGCCGCTGACAGAGTGAGCGAAGCGTGACGCCGTGTGTCATTTGCGAGTAGAGTTGTAGGATATTGAATAGGCTCGGTAACCGCACCGAATCCTTGGCTGTGTGCAGCTGCACATAACGCCGACACTCGTCCGCAAAGGTACGATTACGCGTCAGTTTCTGCAAAGCTCTTGTGCACATGTACACGTTGCTGTACTTTAAAAGCGGCAACAGCTGCACCACTCCGTAGTACACTAGATTCTGGATGCAGGACTTCACAAGCTGATTTTCGACATCCGCTTCAGCAGCAATCCGCGCCACATGATTCATGCCATTGACAAATGGTAGTACTTGTTGTGTAGTCAGGTCCCATGCGT
Above is a genomic segment from Anopheles bellator chromosome X, idAnoBellAS_SP24_06.2, whole genome shotgun sequence containing:
- the LOC131213453 gene encoding GATOR complex protein NPRL2 isoform X2 — encoded protein: MGSEKLARMPRFRGVRDGPIRGILLSEFHAVAGSKISCQVPDNLISKEVFDSIRTFIIPKPQLQRCILTINILGHKVIGYPVLINHNGNIHNLLTCILRDLNECQVATIVEGSTTIYLKIGRLKPDPPPVQDHQVPLLCRGFEDTDLDAWDLTTQQVLPFVNGMNHVARIAAEADVENQLVKSCIQNLVYYGVVQLLPLLKYSNVYMCTRALQKLTRNRTFADECRRYVQLHTAKDSVRLPSLFNILQLYSQMTHGVTLRSLCQRLCPRDNNIDERKLVSFGLQYCLIRCINKYPIFTGSVPTPKHKLYTGLNSFDEICCKTGLAPSRIEQEIDMDSNVTVIWK
- the LOC131213453 gene encoding GATOR complex protein NPRL2 isoform X1, with amino-acid sequence MGSEKLARMPRFRGVRDGPIRGILLSEFHAVAGSKISCQVPDNLISKEVFDSIRTFIIPKPQLQRCILTINILGHKVIGYPVLINHVRYQRNAFYFNLCFVCDSLSRTVQYEAVVKKLSEYLLMMEEETSFLSCSEKNGNIHNLLTCILRDLNECQVATIVEGSTTIYLKIGRLKPDPPPVQDHQVPLLCRGFEDTDLDAWDLTTQQVLPFVNGMNHVARIAAEADVENQLVKSCIQNLVYYGVVQLLPLLKYSNVYMCTRALQKLTRNRTFADECRRYVQLHTAKDSVRLPSLFNILQLYSQMTHGVTLRSLCQRLCPRDNNIDERKLVSFGLQYCLIRCINKYPIFTGSVPTPKHKLYTGLNSFDEICCKTGLAPSRIEQEIDMDSNVTVIWK